One genomic region from Fusarium keratoplasticum isolate Fu6.1 chromosome 14, whole genome shotgun sequence encodes:
- a CDS encoding Dimer-Tnp-hAT domain-containing protein yields MSDLPPPSTPASLSPVISTPCPTPLFPSAFSRLSQPRTVAKQLEEASVGELPPNPTIEDLPKVVWENRRFVQEASLARKGAKGRKSWIRSHGMFFIELNHQDQPIGHVWCCSRCDTKGRPEFFSVQATSSAADHLRKAHRITPASQLSPSDDSAIDLQSHATPKRPRLDQSMIPKAKVKAVQELSVGFVIDSDVPFTIFEHKFLKELFYQFDHELALQIPWSSSSITRELQKIFESKADIIKAELGSALTKIHISFDLWISPNRLAIIAVFAHFIDKFGDQQSRLLALRRQLGIHSGENLAETLFEIVQLWDIRGQVGTVISDNVTANDTYLSYFYRQIDPSIRPTDIKARRMRCYGHVLNLVARAFLFGKDAESFELESDINGMRGLQEQDLRHWRSKGPIGKLHNIIKFIRSSPQRSEYFKRIAHEQEDEGYHLCEESTAELKVILNNETRWNSTYMMIERALRKQTDIRAYIFALEGEKDEEKRIPADDILSNEDWRVLGEVNEILTPLYHQTMRTQGWGKGDSHGRLWEVLVGMEYLLEHFEDWKGFYNEFTTETIRAMNLNDPELIGRASAPLRGTNIRSARSRRRPARFDGEEVYVSQQRSQAPTFTVAALPEHSQAEYAAFDKPPASKISQKSSLPADHRAYIRASINNGWKKLDEYYSKLGESPLFAAVVILRPRFGISWLEATWATEEQLAWVRDAKAGIKDYFARWYQSNQRTDDLQSKSASSLTNRGKEDDHYTQWINSRTKKAFATSSSVSEMDKYLRLEPQDTQEPIQWWRDHKPSFPVLSSFALDVFAIPAMATDCERQFSLAKLTLTSQRLAMGADTLERVHCLRNWLPKGYVELGFLKPGETSTMVAELDKALYGLREALLLWYNEISETLKQAGIDRTDEEPCVFTNGKILVLIYVDDILILSPRQEKEVVGDLVQHLQSKYNLREEEFKWYLGIRVIRDRPNRKIYLC; encoded by the exons ATGTCGGACTTGCCACCACCCTCTACACCGGCGAGCCTTTCGCCGGTGATTTCGACGCCTTGCCCCACGCCACTTTTTCCCTCTGCGTTCTCGCGACTGTCTCAACCAAGGACCGTGGCTaagcagctcgaggaggcttCGGTCGGGGAGCTGCCCCCTAACCCGACTATTGAGGATCTACCGAAGGTCGTCTGGGAGAACCGCCGCTTCGTTCAAGAAGCTTCGCTAGCTCGGAAAGGTGCAAAAGGCAGAAAAAGTTGGATCAGATCGCACGGCATGTTCTTCATTGAATTGAATCACCAGGATCAGCCCATCGGTCATGTGTGGTGCTGCAGCCGATGCGATACGAAGGGTCGGCCAGAATTCTTCTCAGTACAAGCGACATCTTCTGCAGCAGATCATCTTCGCAA AGCCCATCGGATCACCCCAGCGAGTCAATTAAGCCCTAGCGACGATAGCGCGATCGATCTCCAGTCCCATGCAACCCCCAAACGACCACGGCTTGACCAGAGCATGATACCAAAGGCAAAGGTCAAAGCTGTACAAGAACTTAGTGTTGGGTTCGTTATTGACAGTGATGTGCCCTTCACAATATTCGAGCACAAGTTTCTGAAGGAGCTCTTCTATCAGTTCGACCATGAATTAGCACTCCAAATTCCTTGGAGTAGCAGTTCTATCACCAGAGAGCTTCAGAAGATCTTCGAGTCTAAGGCGGATATCATCAAAGCGGAGCTGGGCAGCGCCCTAACGAAAATACACATTAGCTTTGATCTCTGGATATCACCGAACCGTCTTGCGATAATAGCAGTTTTTGCACACTTCATCGACAAATTCGGGGACCAACAATCCAGGCTGCTCGCTCTACGCCGTCAGCTAGGTATTCACAGTGGTGAGAATCTTGCCGAGACACTGTTCGAAATCGTTCAACTGTGGGATATCAGAGGACAGGTTGGCACTGTCATCTCTGACAACGTGACCGCGAACGATACCTATCTCTCTTACTTCTACCGGCAGATCGACCCTTCGATTCGGCCTACTGATATCAAGGCCCGTCGCATGCGTTGCTACGGCCACGTTCTTAACCTTGTTGCCCGCGCGTTTCTTTTCGGTAAAGACGCCGAATCTTTCGAGCTAGAGTCAGATATCAACGGCATGAGAGGTCTTCAGGAGCAGGATCTTCGCCATTGGCGTTCGAAGGGCCCAATTGGGAAGCTGCACAAtatcatcaagttcatcagATCCTCACCTCAGCGCAGCGAATATTTCAAGCGCATCGCTCACGAGCAGGAGGACGAAGGGTACCATCTTTGCGAGGAATCAACCGCCGAGCTTAAGGTCATCTTGAACAATGAGACGCGGTGGAATTCTACTTATATGATGATAGAGAGGGCTTTGCGGAAGCAGACTGACATCAGGGCCTATATCTTTGCACTCGAAGGCGAGAAAGACGAAGAAAAACGTATCCCTGCTGATGACATCTTATCCAACGAGGACTGGCGCGTGCTTGGTGAGGTCAACGAGATACTTACGCCTCTATATCATCAGACGATGCGAACCCAAGGCTGGGGTAAAGGCGACAGCCATGGGCGCCTGTGGGAAGTTCTGGTAGGAATGGAATACCTGCTCGAGCATTTTGAAGACTGGAAAGGCTTCTACAATGAGTTCACGACCGAAACAATAAGGGCGATGAATCTAAATGATCCCGAACTAATTGGAAGAGCGTCTGCGCCTCTGAGGGGGACTAACATCCGGTCGGCCCGTTCCCGCCGTCGCCCTGCTCGCTTCGATGGGGAAGAGGTCTATGTATCCCAACAGCGAAGTCAAGCGCCAACTTTCACGGTAGCTGCCTTGCCGGAGCATTCTCAGGCTGAGTATGCGGCGTTTGACAAGCCACCGGCGTCTAAGATTTCCCAGAAGAGCTCATTACCAGCAGACCACCGAGCATATATTCGGGCATCGATCAACAACGGCTGGAAGAAGCTGGATGAGTACTATAGCAAGCTCGGAGAATCTCCCTTGTTTGCGGCAGTAGTCATCCTTCGTCCGAGATTCGGCATCAGCTGGTTGGAGGCTACTTGGGCCACTGAGGAGCAATTGGCCTGGGTTCGCGATGCGAAGGCGGGCATAAAGGACTACTTCGCGCGGTGGTATCAATCGAACCAGCGGACGGACGACTTACAGTCGAAGTCTGCTTCATCATTAACGAACAGGGGTAAAGAGGATGATCACTACACGCAATGGATCAACAGCAGAACGAAAAAGGCATTTGCAACGAGCAGCAGTGTTAGCGAGATGGACAAATACCTCCGTCTTGAGCCACAAGATACGCAAGAGCCAATCCAATGGTGGAGGGACCACAAGCCTTCATTCCCGGTGCTAAGCAGCTTTGCCTTGGATGTCTTTGCCATTCCGGCCATGGCAACCGACTGCGAGAGGCAGTTCAGCCTAGCCAAGCTGACACTAACATCGCAAAGGCTCGCAATGGGCGCAGACACGCTGGAGCGAGTTCATTGTCTGAGGAACTGG CTTCCTAAGGGATATGTGGAACTTGGTTTCCTGAAGCCAGGGGAAACGTCGACTATGGTTGCGGAACTCGATAAGGCCCTCTACGGTCTTCGCGAGGCTCTACTCCTTTGGTATAACGAGATTTCTGAGACACTCAAGCAAGCAGGGATCGATCGCACGGATGAAGAACCTTGCGTTTTTACCAACGGCAAGATCCTAGTTCTCATCTATGTTGACGATATCCTGATCCTCAGCCCCCGGCAAGAAAAGGAGGTAGTTGGCGACCTcgttcaacatctccaaTCCAAATACAACCTGCGCGAAGAAGAGTTCAAATGGTATCTTGGCATCCGAGTTATTAGAGATCGGCCAAATCGGAAGATCTATCTCTGCTAA
- a CDS encoding RNase H type-1 domain-containing protein — translation MKVHDKRARFTAVNALLRTNTTRAMDSALGQFNDLLRLSRRDELGVRDIIPHLLLQLGREQECYDFLKWWATIDDKDHYNGHYDWDDDTLPFLDIHGADPFEPIDIFCSGTLSLSHLVALTLLKLGLFLDIDAYHESEGPVFGFGYGYDEPDPTIDRPVGRLVRAKMRTMDVPDVQTMADKLQSQYRRLSRMVHDANPYFWEALVAEETPPPPPFCTPGSEEEAHLVLHQCLRAWQETEDAILMIDAETSRFTNVYQGTTAAAALSNAPSEGPRKDTETLQRTRGTGKVFPSRFKPPVQTFPAELFPPTPISHGQMIRFVCRNDPRKVLTYADGACTNNGQLEPSAGWAVVCGTPGNDDKSCIVSGRLEDKGPFGDDSVATSNRAELRAAIAVLRLCDWRDQGYDGIVIATDSTYLVDGATGWAKGWVRKGWKTRTGGNVKNKDLWDLLLGEVERWHHQGLRVDLWKIPRELNGDADAAAKQAARNGAAKVEFEDIMLGSSQTATAETEPGSRILALCLEYESLFDACFGSLVSHITSKAKMERATTPEAALTILDQDSPPSVILVVDGGLTRQRKVWERVIDRLREGATVVLAGCFSSMVNEGEFNRFFAKLGLPWKRGSYHRATVSLRCGGVGDHLASRLPASYSQKALFVQNMERSAAWYTEEGTFDEAAVVIAQVGSGKLGYIGDVNGEEGSDKVVLAMCGLLD, via the coding sequence ATGAAGGTCCACGATAAGAGGGCGCGGTTCACCGCCGTCAACGCACTCCTCAGAACCAATACGACGCGTGCCATGGACAGTGCTCTTGGGCAATTCAACGACCTCCTGCGTCTCAGTCGAAGGGACGAGCTGGGTGTGCGAGATATCATCCCCCACCTCCTGCTGCAGCTCGGCCGGGAGCAGGAGTGCTACGATTTTCTCAAGTGGTGGGCCACCATTGACGACAAGGATCATTACAACGGACATTACGACTGGGACGATGACACGCTACCATTCCTAGACATTCACGGGGCCGACCCTTTCGAGCCCATCGACATATTCTGCTCAGGAaccctcagcctcagtcACCTCGTGGCCCTCACCCTTCTGAAGCTAGGCCTTTTTCTCGACATCGATGCATACCACGAGTCTGAAGGGCCAGTGTTTGGGTTCGGGTATGGGTACGACGAGCCTGATCCCACGATCGATCGACCTGTGGGAAGGCTTGTACGAGCAAAAATGCGAACCATGGACGTACCTGACGTCCAGACAATGGCTGACAAATTACAAAGCCAATACCGCAGGCTCTCTCGGATGGTACATGATGCAAATCCGTACTTCTGGGAAGCTTTGGTCGCGGAAGAGACTCCTCCCCCACCACCCTTCTGTACCCCTGGCTCTGAAGAGGAGGCGCATCTAGTTCTCCATCAGTGCCTACGTGCCTGGCAGGAGACCGAAGATGCCATCCTGATGATTGATGCGGAGACCTCGAGATTCACCAACGTATATCAAGGTACaaccgctgccgctgctTTGAGCAACGCGCCATCGGAAGGCCCAAGAAAGGATACAGAAACATTGCAAAGAACGCGAGGGACCGGAAAGGTGTTTCCATCGAGGTTCAAGCCTCCGGTGCAAACATTCCCAGCTGAGCTCTTCCCCCCAACTCCTATAAGCCACGGTCAGATGATCCGGTTTGTTTGCCGCAATGACCCAAGAAAGGTACTCACGTACGCCGACGGTGCCTGTACGAATAATGGGCAGCTAGAACCTAGCGCAGGCTGGGCCGTAGTGTGCGGAACGCCTGGGAATGACGACAAGAGTTGCATTGTGTCCGGTCGACTCGAGGATAAGGGCCCATTTGGGGATGACAGCGTAGCGACCAGCAACCGAGCTGAACTGCGGGCAGCCATCGCCGTACTACGTCTCTGTGACTGGCGGGATCAGGGTTACGACGGCATCGTCATTGCAACCGACTCAACCTATTTAGTTGATGGGGCCACCGGCTGGGCTAAAGGTTGGGTGCGAAAAGGGTGGAAGACGCGCACCGGTGGTAACGTCAAGAACAAAGATCTGTGGGATCTATTACTCGGCGAGGTGGAAAGATGGCATCATCAGGGACTGCGTGTTGATCTTTGGAAGATCCCGAGGGAGCTGAATGGCGATGCTGATGCGGCGGCGAAACAGGCAGCTCGCAACGGGGCGGCCAAGGTTGAGTTTGAAGATATCATGTTAGGCTCTTCGCAAACCGCGACCGCCGAGACCGAACCAGGCTCTCGAATCCTTGCGCTCTGCCTCGAGTATGAGTCTCTCTTCGACGCTTGTTTTGGAAGCCTCGTTTCGCATATCACTTCCAAGGCTAAGATGGAGCGGGCCACGACGCCAGAAGCCGCCCTCACCATACTTGACCAGGATTCGCCTCCGTCCGTTATCCTTGTCGTGGATGGAGGCCTCACACGCCAGAGGAAAGTCTGGGAGCGCGTCATAGACCGCCTCCGTGAGGGGGCCACAGTGGTGCTAGCAGGCTGTTTCAGCAGCATGGTGAACGAGGGCGAGTTCAATCGCTTCTTTGCCAAACTGGGTCTTCCCTGGAAGAGAGGATCCTATCACCGGGCAACAGTCAGTTTGCGCTGCGGTGGTGTCGGCGACCACCTGGCGAGCCGGCTCCCCGCCTCATATAGCCAGAAGGCGCTCTTTGTGCAGAACATGGAGAGATCAGCGGCCTGGTACACTGAAGAGGGAACATTTGATGAAGCTGCAGTGGTAATTGCCCAAGTCGGGTCAGGCAAGCTTGGCTATATTGGAGATGTGAATGGGGAAGAGGGCTCGGACAAGGTGGTTTTGGCCATGTGTGGCCTTCTGGACTGA